GGCCTACACCGGCGGCTGCAACATCCAGGCCCGCAGTTTTGCCGTGAACGCGGAAAAGTTCGCGGCAGCGGGCGCTTCCATCATCGGCGTCTCGCTCGACAGCATCGGGCGCCTCAATACTTTCTCGGCAGACCCCGAGTATTGCGCCGGCAAGGTCGCCGTGGCCTCGGACGCCGGCGGCAAGGTCTCGAAGGCCTTTGACCTGAACGTGAGTGATACCCCGGCGGGCCGCAAGGACACGCGCGGCGCCGACATCGACCATGCCCGAGTGGAGCGCACCACCTTCATCGTGACGCCGGACGGCAAGGTCGCCGCGACCGTGGGCGGCCTGACGCCGG
This DNA window, taken from Polaromonas hydrogenivorans, encodes the following:
- a CDS encoding peroxiredoxin; translated protein: MNHWIFKAALPALMSALLALPAAAALKEGDAAPDFRLKASLAGKEFNYSLKDAISKGPVVVYFYPSAYTGGCNIQARSFAVNAEKFAAAGASIIGVSLDSIGRLNTFSADPEYCAGKVAVASDAGGKVSKAFDLNVSDTPAGRKDTRGADIDHARVERTTFIVTPDGKVAATVGGLTPVANVEKALEVVQGLAKAGTAGSRL